In the genome of Trypanosoma brucei gambiense DAL972 chromosome 4, complete sequence, the window TGACAAACGCACGGTTCAGGGTGCTGGTGAGGAAAAAATGTGGCGCTCACAACGATCCGTGAAGGAAGAGCTGGTGTTTAAAAGCCCGCACATCCGGCGGGTGGATGTACAGCACATGTTAGTGGAAAAGCAGGGTTTTCTCGAACGCAACGAGGCAGCAATGATGGCGTCGCACGATGCGGCATGGCACGTCAGCGTCAGGCAGGCAATCCGTGTGCCATGGTTGTTTACGCAAACATCAAGAGATGCTacgaaaaagagaaaattgGGCTTTCTTTTCTGCGCCGCTGCGGGTCTAAGCGCACTCTCCCGCTTAGTAACAAATGAGTTGTATAAAGAACTCTGTGGGCAGTATAACTCTACGGTGCAGGAGGTCGCATTGGCAAATGATGGATATGTTGTCAACACAGACTCCATTTCGTCGTATATCATTGCGTTCAATGATGCTTTCCGTGCGCTGGAAGCTGCACTGCAGATTGATAGTAAGTTGCTGGCGCTACAGTGGCCGGAGGAGATTCTTACACTGGCACCGACACTGCGCGTAAAAAGTGCTCGTACAGGCGCTCTTCTCTTTAGTGGAATTCGTGCAACGACGGTGGTGCATGCTTCTGACGGATACGAGTGGAATCGTGTACAATCTAGCACAGGGGAAGACAGTGGTATTGAAATTTCTGGCCCCGCAATCAGCACGTTGATGGACGTGTCATACAGAGCAATTGGTGGTGAATCTGCTCTAACTCAGGCTGCACACGAGTCTGTTGAGTCCTCGACACGGGGAAGGCTTCTTCTGAAGCAACTCGCCATGGAGGTGGCTGAAgataacaacagcaagacAGAAGTCTTATACGCCCCGCGACACTTGCGGGAGCGGCTCAAACTGTTTAGCAGCGAACGAGCCACTTCACCGGCGCCGGCAGGGACCGACCGTAGGTCCAAAACCCCAAAAAGTGTCTGGACAAACAATCCTTTGCGGGGGGACTTGGTGTGGTGGATGAGAAGGAACGGTTTTGCTAGCCAGCTTCCCACAGTGCATGCAGCGCAGTGGGCAGCAccgcaaaagcaacaatgtAGGAGCACTGATGCCATCATGTCAGAATATACAGAGCGAGTGGTCGATCACTTCAAACAGGAACTAGCAACAAACCTCTACATCACCTCTTGCGGAGAGTGTTTCTTCAACGTGGTAATTGGAGTGCTTGTTGCACTAAGCGGCTCTTTTGGAAACCTCTCGCCCAGTCGAAGAACAAGTCTCCCATCCAGAGCAAGCTCATCCGGGGCGTGTGCGTCATCACCATCAACCTGGGGTGTGCTGGATCCAGCGCTCACAATGAGTATGGGAAGTGAAGGATTATCAAGATCTAGTGGACGAAGGGACAATCGCCAATCGTCCCAGCAAAGCGCCGCAGACGAATGTGATGACCCTTATAAGTACACGCTTACCGTGTTAAATGAGACACTGAAGCACCTATTACAGCAGTCACATCGTGTATTGGGCATTAACgtgtcattttcttttagCCCGATAAAACCGAACTCTCAAACCTTCAGTCCTTTGAGGGGTCGAAGGAATAAATTGCCCTTACTCAAGCGATAAGTAGAGAGGCGAACcgagagggaaggaaattcGCACGCATGGGTGCCCAACACCCGTCTGAGTAAATATCAGTGCGCTACTGACGTTGTTGTCACGTATGGTTAATGCGTCGGTGATACGAGTAGGTGCACGCAGCCGATGAACAGCGGGCAGAACATATGTAAATTcggcaaaagaagaaaatgtgaGTGGAAAGTTAGAACAAACTGACTAgatggaaagggagggggagagtGTATCCGTATGTATATTGAATAGCCGGTGTGTATATGTGACTCCCCTTCCTGTTCTTCACAAGCTTGAGAGACTCATTTTTCCCACATATACAATTGGAATTGTACATGTTTTGTCGTCAGGCCGCTTCTTGTAGTGTAAAAAAACTGTTACTCGGAACTCGTGCTTGCAGCCGATGCCATATCAACTAacattcctctcttcttgaTTTGCCTTCTCAATTTCCTTGACTATCTTGGATGTGTTTACTGACTGATCGCAGCAGGGCCTAAATCAGTTCTGTTGAAGGCAGTTGCCCCTACACACTGCCACACCCACATGGACAGCCAAGCACGGGCGGGAAAGAGTATTCTCCACAAAGGAATCCCGAGGTACCAGCAGGCCGCACATGTGAGGCGCGGGGATGAGGAAGCCTTAGGTCATGTGGCTGGCTCTGGCGCCAAGGTACCATTGCGCACTCACACGATAACCTCAGGTCGGTTGCGGATCAAGACGTACCAAGACACTCAAAGCATGCGTGAGGCTTTTGAGCGACTGAAACAAATCTGTGGTGCCTTCTCACTCGACGAAGATGAAGAAATAAGCTGCATGATCCCCCGAGTGTGCGATAGTGGCAACCCAGCGCCGGCGCAGTTGAACCGCATGCCGGGCCATCTCATTGTACactgtttttcgttttgtgaTTTGTCGTCGCTTGGACAGCTATCACGCGTGAGTCGCCGCCTGGCAGCGTTCGCCAACGCTCATCATATATGGGTGGAGCACGCGAAGCGGTTGAACAAACCAGTCAGAGGACCAGAAACAGCACGCGCCGATCTCCGCTTTGAGGTGTGTGGCCGGTGGGATGCGGAAATACAAGAACACGAACAGGCATATGAGGATTTGCAGAGGCGGCTCCAGGAAAGGGCAGCAGCAGAGCGAGCCGCTGTGCTCGATGTCGAGGGTGTTCTGAACGAAAACAGACGCAATGTAAGAGGTGGTGATATACTCCGCAGTAGAGGTaacaacaatagcaacaTATATAGCGTGGCGGACGTGCAGGCGCTACAAGCAAAAGTAGAGCAACTTGAGGCGGTGAAGCTAGAACTTCTACGCAGCGTGCGGGACCTTGGAGATATTTTGGCCCAACAGCAAGCACAGATACAAGACATGCAAAATAGGCTAGCGGTCCGCGTGACTGCGGAGGGAGATGTAGTTACCACCACAAGTAGTTGCAACACGGTCGATGGAACCGCAACTCATGTCAGTCCCCCTGAGTTAACGTTGCACGAACTTACGAACTTCGAACGCCGCATGTGCCGTTTGGTCCTTGGCACCATCCCCGATCTCTCCGTCGTTCTGCGTCGCGGTGTTGATGACTTCGGTACTATGGAGATGCTCGTGCAGCACAGCGGCGGTGAGTTGGAGAGCGGAATTCGTAAGCGCTGGCAAGCGTTTAAGAGCTTCTTCCCTCCGCTGTCCAACGACTACAGCAAAGCGcggttttatttgttgtcaGGCGAGTCGGCGCAATCGGAACGCAGGAATGAGTCTATCACTCGTTGTAGCGCAATCGTTCGCCGCCTGATGAAAATGTCAGACAGCGAAATCACCGATATTGTGATGCAAAGCGGCTCTTCGTAGGATGATTGAGATTCCTGTTATATCACTATTTTCTTAAGCTGTACACTAACACACGAACATATTGCACATCCGTCTTGTTGCCCCTAATATGAAGGGGAGGGTATTGGTCGTGGCAAACAACGATATTATAATAGCTGatactttttcccttccgcCGAAGTTTTGTGACTGTCCCAGGAATTGTCGCTGGTGCAACACACTGTGTGGACTATATGCGGACCCATCCCTGAAACCTTACCCCTAAGTCCTCCACGATAACGTGCATGCGCCCAGGTGCCCCACACTCAattattttctccccttGTTTGTGACGTTTACTTGGTTATTACTTGGTATGTTCGGCTTTGAAAGCCGTACTTTGCAAGCGGCGACACGATTGGGGGATCCTCGAAGAAGGGGAACAATTCCCTTTGCAAGGGCCACAGTGAGAAAGCACACGGAaggtagaagcaaaaaaaaaaaaaagaccccCTCTCTTGACCACAGGGGCCTCCACagttgaaaaggaaaagaaagggaagaaggtaTCCATTACCACTTGAAGGGGTTTCTCGCAACGCTTCTGTGTACAGGAGTGAGTATTAGTACGGTATAAATGCTAAGAAGATGGTCTGAATGTGGTCGCTTTTCCACCACACTGAGTTGGTGCGCGGCCAACCCAGTAGGTCGGCAACAAACGAGACGTGTAAGTGGTGAAACGACCGCTAAGGACGCCAGCGTCGACTCGACAGGCGACGAAGATAAGGACAAGGAGGCACAATATCGTGAGCGGCTAATCCAGGAAATTCTATCGCGTGATAAGGAAATATTTGAGCTGAAACGACAGCACGAGCTCTCTATGCTTCGGGTGGAGCAGAACCAGAAGCGAGTTCTGAAAGATCAGGAGGACCGCGGTATGTATTACGAGCAGAACTGCAATGTTCATACATTTGACACAGTTTCAGTTGGCCTGTACACACAGCGTAACACACTATATCACACGATGAGCATTGAACGGCTACGGAACGTTAAGCtgttcacaacactcttAGTTACAGTGCTCACATGCTTTTATCTCTACTATCGCTATATGATTAACAACGACTGGGTGTACGTGGAGAAACCCATGAAGCTGCTCGGAAGTCGTGCTTGCGCGCTGAGTGAGATCCGGGAAAAAATGGGGGAGcaacaagaggaaaaagagcacCGGGAACGACGATTTGCTGTATGAGATGGTGAGAGTGGAAAATCATCTCTTCCTCCAGACGTGAGGGTATTGACCGCGGCTCCTGTGGGAAAGTTGGAgcagtttctctttttcaacCCAGTTCGTTAACTGGGTTTCTCCCCCATCCTCCCACAGCGCCTTGTGCGTGCTGATGCTCTCTTCCCTTAATAAATACGATGCAGTGACCTAGACACTCACGAACACACTTGAGAACTGTGCACGTTTGTTTTCGCTGTCgctgcgcacacacacacattcacattCACATACATGCAACCCCTCAATTGCTTCAAAAACGTCTAGCACTAGTTTTCCGTCTGTGGGGCCAGGGGACACCCGCGCAGTGGAATCACGCCGCTTTATAACCGCGGGGCGAGACATTTTTAGCGGTGTTGTGGAGGTATTATGTTCACACGCGCTCTCAGTAATGCCGCGCGTGTCGTGGCGGTCGCTGCACGGCAAGGTTTCTCACATAGTCTGACTGTGAGCAGTGCTTCTCTTCAGTTTCAACTGAGAGCCCGCGCAGACATCAGAAGGAGGTACCGTAGCCGTGAAGGGAGCCCACAACTCGGCAATAGCGGCGGCGCTGATGTGGGTAGCATGCCGCTCAACTTCGCTGTCATACCAGTCTCGCGAATAAATATGCGTATGGAGTCGCAGCTTGAGTCATTCCTGAAGAAGCAGGAGAAAGAAACACTGGAGCTGGGCACGTCAGCAGAGTCTCCTAAGATACGCCTACTGAACGTGCCCCGAACAACATTGAAGCGCGCCGTGTTGGACTTCAACGTCCGCGGTCAACAAGTGCGTGCAGTCGGTCAGTCAAGGCGAGGGAAGGTGGCAAAGGCGTTGTGCTGCATGCACGCCGCGATGCTCATCGATCACTTCTCAATCGATGGCGTCGGGTGCCACGACATGCCTCTGCCGCTGGAAGAAGAGGGCGTGTCGTCCGTCCCATCAAATGCCGCGCAGACCCCTCACCACAAGCACGCACAGGGTTCGCCACTTTCTACCACGTTAAAATTACCGCCGCCATGGGCACCGGGCATGCAGTGGGAAAGGTATGTGAGTGATTGCGAGAATTACATTCGACGCAGGGAACAGCAGGAGCGAACAGACGCATACGTACAACTGCGCGTCCCACGGAGTGGGAACCCCCTTGTCGACCGCGCGGCTGACATGACAAAGGGGGAGAAGCACATTAATCACCTGGCTTTACAGAGATTGAACAATGAGATACGAAACGCAACGAAGGATATTCATATTACTCGGGTGTCACGACGTATCTTTGTCGCAACGCTTCTCCTGGATGATACGTCACAACTAAGTGCCACGGGCGTCGCAACATCCCTGAAAGAGGCCAAACAACGGTGTGCAATGCATGCCTTGAACATTCTCAAACTCATAAAAGATCAGCGGTTGGCTTCTTCCCCTCTAGCTTCGGTGTGTCGCGAGGGCTCCTCCACGAGCGCCATCTCCTCGAGCCTCAGCCCGCGATACTCAAAGATGTTAGATTTTTTTACACTTCTTTGTGGCGTAAAGCCCAAACCGAGCTTTACAAAGGACGGAAGAGGCTACAAGTGTGAGTTGCTACTGGATGATGTGGCCAGTACCGGCCGGGGAGTCAATCGATTCGAGGCTGAACGTGATGCAATCGAACATGCACTAAGTGAGATGGAGCTGTATGACGAACGACTGCAAGCAATTAATAGTATCATCTCTCGTTACCCAAAAATACAGCCGCAGTGCGTTCCCTCGGCAAAACTTCCAGAAAGCCTGAGGAACGCCATCCATGCGTTGGTGCAGCGGGTCCACAAGGAACTCCACCTTGCAGATGACGGGACCACACTAACCGGGAGCAAGGCCTCTTCCAGTAAAGATGAGAACAAAAGTGATGATACAGATGATGTGGTAGACGCGGAGACGCGCGCCACAATCAATGCACTAGAAGAAATAAGTCGTGACGAAGCCTACGCGAATCGATTGCGGGACCGGTTGTGCACCTTGCGAGCCGATCCAAAGTACCTTGAGCGGTACCATGCACGGCGGTCATCGCTCTCAATTAATGCCGTGTCGCAGAGCATCTTAAATGAGCTCCAACAGAACCGCGTCGTCGTAGTGTGTGGTACCACAGGCTGCGGGAAGACGACACAAGTGCCACAATATATTCTTGATGCAGAAATAATGGCTGGTCGCGGCGACCAGTGTTGCATCGTCGTTACGCAACCGCGGCGATTGAGTGCATTTAGTGTTGCGGAACGAATCGCCAGTGAGCGCCTGTCAGCCGTGGGTGGCGACGTTGGATACGCCGTGCGATTGGACGCACGTCCTGGCCGTCACGTTACGCTATGCACAACGGGTGTTTTGCTGCAGATGTTGGTTGGTATGCCATCGCTTGATGCGGTAAGTCACTTAGTCATTGATGAGGTGCATGAACGCGACATTAATTGTGACGTGCTCCTCGCTCTAGTTAAAGATCTCATGGAAAGTGGGAGGAACCCACGCCTGAAGGTTGTTCTCATGAGCGCGACAATGCAGTCTGATATGTTCGCATCTTACTTTGGCAGGGCGCCCGTGATCAGTGTGGAAGGCGCCACATACCCGGTGGAAGTGCGGTACCTTGATGATGTGGCTGCCCTTCTCCAGAAACAAACCAACACCAGAAATGCCTACTACAGTACCATGTTTGACTCTCTAACTGCGGCTGGAGGGGCCGGTGAAGtcggaagaagaaagggggCGGCCAACAGAGGCAGATCGGGTTTTGGCGCAAAGAAGCAGTTGCTCAGTTCTCCACTGAAAACAGACTACAGCCTCATTGCGCAGCTTGTTCGCCGAAGCGTCGAAGTGGACCTCAACAACGACGTTTTCGGTAAGTCTGTTCTTGTCTTCCTTCCCGGCTGGAAGGAGCTAGTGGCGGCAAAACAAGCCATCGAGGGTCTTGGGGACGGCCAACGG includes:
- a CDS encoding ATP-dependent DEAH-box RNA helicase, putative encodes the protein MFTRALSNAARVVAVAARQGFSHSLTVSSASLQFQLRARADIRRRYRSREGSPQLGNSGGADVGSMPLNFAVIPVSRINMRMESQLESFLKKQEKETLELGTSAESPKIRLLNVPRTTLKRAVLDFNVRGQQVRAVGQSRRGKVAKALCCMHAAMLIDHFSIDGVGCHDMPLPLEEEGVSSVPSNAAQTPHHKHAQGSPLSTTLKLPPPWAPGMQWERYVSDCENYIRRREQQERTDAYVQLRVPRSGNPLVDRAADMTKGEKHINHLALQRLNNEIRNATKDIHITRVSRRIFVATLLLDDTSQLSATGVATSLKEAKQRCAMHALNILKLIKDQRLASSPLASVCREGSSTSAISSSLSPRYSKMLDFFTLLCGVKPKPSFTKDGRGYKCELLLDDVASTGRGVNRFEAERDAIEHALSEMELYDERLQAINSIISRYPKIQPQCVPSAKLPESLRNAIHALVQRVHKELHLADDGTTLTGSKASSSKDENKSDDTDDVVDAETRATINALEEISRDEAYANRLRDRLCTLRADPKYLERYHARRSSLSINAVSQSILNELQQNRVVVVCGTTGCGKTTQVPQYILDAEIMAGRGDQCCIVVTQPRRLSAFSVAERIASERLSAVGGDVGYAVRLDARPGRHVTLCTTGVLLQMLVGMPSLDAVSHLVIDEVHERDINCDVLLALVKDLMESGRNPRLKVVLMSATMQSDMFASYFGRAPVISVEGATYPVEVRYLDDVAALLQKQTNTRNAYYSTMFDSLTAAGGAGEVGRRKGAANRGRSGFGAKKQLLSSPLKTDYSLIAQLVRRSVEVDLNNDVFGKSVLVFLPGWKELVAAKQAIEGLGDGQRYHIILLHSCVDAAKQRECFAPAPVGKVKVVLATNIAESGITIDDAAVVIDTGLIKQTTWVSRVSGLQQQGRELGILAAPMSTTYATQLSLRYASQANCTQRKGRAGRTQGGVCYRLFVRDVWDVLPAFQEAEIHRVPLTQVLLKLLALGHDRPKEKLRTFIEPPSEKNVEDSMRQLQSLGAVSADERLTPLGLYLSRLPCEPTVAKMIMMGAVLRCLDSALTMAATGDVNPFLSSRDMSFEVRVRRRVFAMGSQSDHISVLNAYNAYSARRADAGFAKENFLSANNMRLISRYKQQYRDILQRSGFIRDTELNSPQFTSECGSFGGDGSHVLYFDDGPLSADATDVSLVKACLCAALFPNVAVLDPTPLLQQQGKKAKTLVMRTSTRSAISPSKDSACRRTGSPQAHTCSTPQDLFSPHNDEHMDLPSMLYIYQGIFSLKESREEFLTQVSSVSLWALLLFGVGEADMHYDNQVHLCVVGNWIGIHMDSESYKALVAIRTILHACVWRKYKHPEDPGNNRALEELHRICKGILKSPPNDKEQYLNNLVDTGRIFSPMEVQQLTDDVKMERLNGEQDDDGNRDVWELDEV